ATTAACCCATAAAACAAACGATGATGAAGCTAATCATAGTGAAACGAGTTCTGGTAGTTCTCTCGCTAAAAAACCTATTTTAAAACGACGAACTCCTCAGGAATTGCTTCTCTCTGGTCGTGATCTAACCCCGTGGCCTCAAATTAGGCGATTCGACAGTCTTTTAGCCAGAAACAGAGGCGATATTTTTTCGAATCGTAATCATGCCACCATCCGGTCTGCACTGTTTAGTCAACGATATCCATCTCACTCCAAGCGCcatattcattttaatgACCGTGTTCAACAATGCATCGCTGTCGACATTGATAGCCTTCCATCTGACTCCGAGAGTGCTTCCTATAATACCGATGATGCTAACAGCGTTGTGTCTCCATCGAAGGATGGAATAAGTACTACAACAGTGAGTTCAGATGCTACTAGATCTAGTCAGTCCAGTCATTTTCGTATCATCGAGGACTTGCCAGATTCCAAGCTCAAATATTCCCTGGAGGATCAAGCTACTTACGATCAAAGTAGCCGTTATCCTGGTCGacattttggaaaaactGGACGCAGTCACTTTCCTCGCGCACCTGAATACTATGGcgaaaatgattttgaagaagatgaagttTATCGCGATGATCGACATTACGAAAATGAGCATGATGAATATGATCCCAACCTTATTTATTATGATAATGAACCCACTGAAGAGAATCGGttagtttttgaagatacTAATAATACTTTTATAGACACTGATAGCGATGACTCTAATGCCGATGAGTCacaatttttggaatatgCGAATGATTCACCTAACTCTAGTGAGTCTTTGGAATCCTTAAATAACCAATCTTATTCATCATCGCCGTATTCCGTTTTCTCTCACCCGCCGCCATATATGGGAAGACAATCATTGAACGATAGTCCTCAAACTTCTGACTTTAAAGCATCAAATCTCAATGACTCGTCTTCTAATGTGCATAGTATCTTTCAAACAAGGGAAACGACTTCACCATCCGTTCAAAATAAGACACCTACTAAATATCACAGAGAACTCAAAAGCTCAAAAGATGGCCATGAGCAAGCAAGTCCATTGGTCAGTTCTTCACCTTCTGGCTCTTTTACTTCTCAAATCAGTCCTGCCGCTACGACAACGGCTACTAATCTTGATGCCGTTTCTCTTAGTCCATCTACTGTTCGCACCGGGAGCCAGATTTCTGATATTGGAAATGATGCTATATCTACTACTCGTAAAACAGTTCGTGCTTTTTTAGAGAACGCAAACCCTTATAGCACCAATAATGACGGGAATCCGTCAAACAACACTAGTGACGTTGAAGTCAACGAGACTTCAATGAACGATAACTCTGAAGAACCAATCTCCTCAAATTGGTTAGTGGacttgtttcaaaaatctttGAAATCATTTCGCGAATAGTTTTGAAATgccttcaaaaaataattattcaaatctggagctttttattttattgaagtGATGTGACATCTGATTTATGGTAACAGCCAAGCGTTAACAGaccattgttttttttccaaaattttttgactttgctttcttttgaaaatttttctttcaaatgtAAATTAATACTTGTATGCAGTTGAGTTTATCTTGGTTTTCTAAATAGCGCATTGAATGTTGTATTACTTCCGCCGGTGATCCTTAATTTACTTAATCAAGTCTTTACTATAACATACCCACTAATTCCAAAGTTAAATGAAAATCTACATCTTTACACATTGTTCTTACGGGcctttatttacaaaagtgTTTTATATTTCGCAGTAAGACCTTACTTTTTGATGGTGCGAAATCGTCTATCCGCtctcatttctttttagcaTTCATATGAAttctattaaaacaatCTTTATATTCGCTTTTCGTTGCAAGCGTTCATATTGGTGTACACCTTCATAAAATTCAtccttttaataaaatctgATTTTCTGTCACGAgcatttaatttacttttccaGAAACTGTCTGTATAGTTCGTGATTTTAGTAGTAAATACTAAGCATGCTAGattaaaatacatttttttatattatcaAAAAGGATTAAATGATAATGTATTGTACTGTATTACCTTATGCCAGTATACGGCGTTGTTAGTTGGGACTACTTTTTTgctaaacaaaatttctatATAAGCTGTGACTCTCTTGCATCtaaaccaaatttttaccAACTACAAAGCTTAGATTAAAATCCTAACTTGAGTATCTTTAATAAATGGTATGTGTCTATAACCACAGATGGAATCTCCTGATCTTTGATgaccattttttaaaatacaaacTAGAGTTTCTGATTAATTTAtgatttcaaattcttgCTGAGTTTAGTTGTTTCCTTCTGTATTTTGGTTATTTCAACACTTATGCTAACATAATTTAGTTATGATACAGTTTAAACTTTGcaataaatttctttcttaaaaGTCAAATGTAAGtgtttgaaagaattgtttATGTTGTGTTggaaaagatgaaaaaaacttttttttggaattacCGGCCTAGGAATAGTTTACTCCTATTCCGCTGAAGAATAAATGTGCTGCAATTATGCTGATCCATTACAATATcacaactttttttatgggATTTTCCTATTATTAACATCATTAGTTAACTGAAGCAGTCTAGCATATTGATATTATAGtatttaaatcatttaatCATGGATTTAATACATACCTTTTAGTTTGTATGTGATATGAGAAAAATTGTTCTCAATGAGGAATAATTAGATGACGAGTCTGATTCaatatgaagaaaagacTCTTAAAATTCCATTCATGCTAACTGAGagaacaaatttttaaccTAAATCTATGCCAATATTTTACTAACATAATTATAGGTTATTCATGAAAGGTATCCAAAACTTAATTGAAAACTAGACTTCAAATATGTACTTTAGGGTATTATTAGgatgatttattaaatttcaaagacAAGCATATGTCTGATGCCATTGGTTTTGAAGAAGTGAAATGCGTCTGATTATAGACAACCTAAAGTTATATATTTCCATGTCCTAAGTTTTCGTGTTAAAACAACTTTTCTAACGTATTTGCAAGACCTTAAACTAGTTAGATACACTGAAGTTAAGGAGGCTGTTTTGTATAGGTAAGTAGATCAGCTTGAGGTCGAATTTTAGTTCACATGatgtttttactttaatCACGACGGTCTACGTAGTTTCTACATTGACGAAGATTGCCTGTGACAAGGCGCTTTTTCTGAATGTACTTTATATATCGACCTCTAATTTTTAGTGTCGGTTCgtttattaacattttttagttCTATAGTTTGAATCTTCTAGAGTTTTTATAAAGTTAATcataaatgaaaatgtcaATCTGACAAACAAAAGCTAATTTTGTAAGTAAACGTAATATTGAACAAGTATATGTTAAggattcttttcttttttctttgaacaGAAGGGATTTACGATCAACACTCATTTAGTGTTTCACATATAGATTAGCGTGCTATTCTGGGTAGCAATTTCGTCTCGCAGCATGCAATCAACTACGAAGTGGAATTTTGCCAGTTTATTAGGGATCGATGGGCATTATGTGATACTCTCAATACTGTGGCAGCACGAGCTTTTGTTAGCTACTGAATCTTTTAAAGGCTAGAATGAACATACTGTGTTTCTCAAAGTCATCCAAACCCTCAATGAATTGTGAGTTTTGTTGTAAAGCACCTTGAGGATTCAGGGACGCATCTGCAATCAGCATTGCTCTGGAACGTAAAGTGTTTAGGGAAATTTGAACCAAGCTGTCGTCTGATATTCTACAATGAGTTAGTaagattttgaatttgAGAAAAACGTGTAAAGTTTGACTTACAAATGGAGCATTTTCTCGGCAAAATGGTAATAATGTGTGGTTATGTCCCGAATAGATACACTATTAGGATTCGCCTTTAATGCATTTCGTACTACAGAAGAAAATGGTGCTGGCATATGAATACTAACAAAAGAACTATAAAGTAAGCAAATAAGCAAAATTATCCAATTTTCTATAAGACATTACATGTATATAATGTAACATGCagaaaaaaccaaaaaaaaaaaaaaactttactTACTTAATTGCTAAAACCTCTGCCAGCCAAAAAGGAAGTTCAACTTTAGAGCCCGTAGGAACCTAAACTGTTTAGAAAGTCAAGttctatttttataaacttCACTAACCATACGCCCTTCATGGCCTAGTCCTGGAATGGAAACTGTACTAGTACATGGAACCTTTTGATTTTCAGACAAGATACTATCAATATCATAGtaatccatttttttaatgtctGAGCAGAAGGAATGATAGAAGtgttattgttattttatcaaaatatgTTCATTTAGAAAAGTTGCAGTTACAAGGTAAAAGTAGGTAGATGCAACgataaattcaaatttgaGTTGGCTAAGATATAGTGGATAAATAATGAACTGTAATTACACCAGTACtaatcaacaaaaaaaatagagataaaaaagatttatttttacttttcttaaCAGAGCATCtagttcaaaaaattagtgCTGATAAATATTGTATGTTCGAGTactaaaaatttgcttCAATGTTTAACTCGAAAAGTATGTCATACATGTGTATATTCGTCCTTCTGAAATTGGtcgaaaaattttattaaaaaaaggaaactttGTTCTATAGTTTCATTAAAGAAACGCATATGCTTGTTTGAATGTTATACCTATTTATGAAACTTGCTCATTATGCGATCAAAATTTACACAATCTTTCCGTAAaactgatttttttaaatgatttttagTCCGTAATCTACAAAACATGATTGCATTgtattcaaaattattttgcgtattaattatttagtATGTCATTTCCAAATGCAAAAAGGTTTTAACACCGACATAGGCCAAATTTCATAAGTTATTCGCCAAGTTTCATCAACAGGTTCATCAAGTCATATACGCTTTAATCCATACTTTAGATGTCAACACCTTCGAGTTTATCAGCAATCTTTACCTGAGTAAATAATCAACCTGCTGCCAAACAATGTTGTAAAATCAAAGCAACAATTTGTTGTTCGTTTAATTAGTTActcataaaattaaagagaaCTCAGAGTTTACTTGGAAGgtaaattaaatagaaGTACCCCGCCAACTATAAACAATTAGTTTCAAAGGTTAAGCAGACTAGGATATACAGGAACTTTACATCCAAGACATCATCAAATATGCTATTCCCCCAATGTTATACGCAACAAATGGATGCCTTCGTAAGAATTGATATCGACGTTTGGTGAACACAGCACGAAACGTTAAAAACTTATTCACTACTTTTTGGAGAAGTACGCATCTTCCAAATGTCTTCACTATTCGGCCCTTGCCTAAACTTCATCCACTGCTGAAGACGCCGCTTACGAAGCCCTTCTTGAGCCTCTTCGTGAGCCTTCGACTTGGTTGACAGACACCATTTAAagtctttaaaatttcccTTACATCTGTTGTATTCACCATAACGATAGTAATGATTCATTTGTGAGAACACTGTTAAACACATGGCCATTTGGTCAAAGTAATACTGTAAACTACACGGATCCTCAGGAATCCCTTTTTTCAAGTCGAGTATTTTATCTAGTTCCGCATACTGACCAAAAGtgcttttttcatcattttctttaaaattattcattatttaaaagcatACTAGTAAAAATCAAGTGAATTGTGCCTAGGATAGGTAGCTAACGTGACTGCCACTGAACCTGTGTAGCGTATTAGATCCATCAAGATCCCTTCTGCTCATATCATTGCTGATCTGTAAATTGACCGCATCAAATTTGATCTCATTTATATCGAGATTGATCTATATTATTTTGCCAATTTGCAGTATATAAACTTATTTGATTAAGTTTTTGGTCTCCTTCGCCACGTCTTCATTTTGTtagtttaaatttttttgactaACTTAGAAAGggaagtttttaaaaacgttgaaatactttttcgatttaaaaatatatatttaattaattttctgTTCCAAAATGGTTGCTCCTCATCTTTGGTTACGTGCTGAAACCAAACCTTTAGAAGAGCGCAGTGCTTTGACTCCTAGAACTGCCAAGATACTCGCCGATGCTGGATTTCAAATTACCATTGAGCGCTCTTCCCAACGTGCTTTCAAGGACAAAGAATTTGAGCGCCTTGGTTTCCCCATGGTTCCTGAGGGCTCATGGCGACATGCACCTAAGGACGCGTACATTATTGGTCTCAAAGAGCTTCCGGAAAATGATAACAGTCCTTTGAAGCATACTCATATTCAATTTGCTCATTGCTACAAAAACCAGGAAGGTTGGCGTGAAGTCTTGTCCCGATTCCCCGCTGGCAATGGTCTTCTATAtgatttggaatttttgcAAGATGACAATGGCAGACGTGTTGCCGCTTTTGGTTACCACGCTGGTTTTGCTGGATCAGCTATCTCATGTTTAGTTTGGGCACATCAATTATTGCATCCTAACAAACAATTCCCTGCTATCCGTCCGTTCCCCAACGAAAAATCTTTGGTTCGCCATGTTGCTCGTCAAGTACGTTTagctttgaaaaagaataacaACCAGTATCCTCGTATTCTGGTTATTGGGGCTCTTGGTCGTTGTGGTACTGGAGCGTGCGATTTAGCATCAAAGATTGGTATTCCCTTCGATAACATTCTTCGCTGGGACATTAATGAAACTAAGAAGGGTGGTCCCTTTACCGAAATTACGGAATCAGACATATTTGTTAACTGCATTTATCTGAGCATGCCTATTCCCAAATTCTGTACCGTCGAGTCGTTAAATGTACCTAACCGTAAATTGCGTGTTGTTTGTGATGTTAGCTGTGACACTACCAATCCTAACAATCCTATTCCAATTTATAATGTAAACACTACATTTGATCATCCTACAGTTGAGGTTAAAGGTGTCACAACTCCTCCTCCTTTAGAGGTCATTTCTATTGATCATCTTCCTACTTTATTGCCAAGGGAATCTTCCGAAGCATTTAGTGAAGCTCTAATTCCTAGTCTTTTGGCTTTGAAGGACGTCGACAATGCTCCCGTTTGGGTCAGAGCTAAAAAACTTTATGAAACCATGGttcaaaagctttaaaataaatgttatttaatttcaaagttCCGGGTCCTTTATATTGTTTCACCaaattattgaatattattttctcaaaaattaaCTTTAGAATACAATTTAGACGGCATTTTCGATGCTCTGGACATTTTTTCCACGTACTTGTTAAATTGTAGCGGTGTTGCATAATACTACCTTTTGATTTGTTATTCACGTTacaatatatatttgaCTAATTTAAATATGATAATATACACATTTCTCTGCAAACCTCCTTTATACTTTTCGCCGGTCAttgattaataattaaGAAACAGGATTTCATCCTGCATTTGCCACTTACCTATATGGTAAATATAAATCTTGAAACTTTCCCCAATATTTATTGCTTGCCTTACGAAGTTAAATTATAGGCACAGACATCTTTGGCATTGGAAAGATTTAGTAACAATCATAATGTAGCActtcttaaaaaatctaatttTAGAACAAAAAggcttaaaaaagaatggtTCCgctcttttaaaaaatagtaaaatgTACAATAGCAAGGTTTTCGTAGGTCGACGGACATAACAAGGGGAAAGAGAAATAAAGCATGTAAACGTCAATAAAACATCTTTGATTCTGGATCAATCATATGccaaatgaagaaaaatagcATTTATAACAACATGAAACCATATTTGAGACCTTTTAAcgatgaaaatttattaaataaaagataaaaaagaaagaaaccGTTCAAGTTCAATGAAAATTTCGTCGTGAAGTAGAAACCAAGATAATGGAAAGGCTTCGCAAAGCCACAAATTTTCCAATAGTCATTATAACTGAAGATTAAGGACAGTACTAACATCTGGAACACGAGCAAGATGTTCAAGAAATGGAATTAAATCGATTAATTCCATATCGTGCATATCGTTGAACCATGAAGATATTGGAACAGCATGCGAAGGATGAAATATGTAACTTGAAGGTGAATTGTCTATTATTATCGAATCCTCAAGATTACGACCAAGCTGAGATAAATCTTTTACGAAGTTTCCTTCATAATTACAGCAAGCTTCACGAAAAAGACGATGACGAATGACATGCGAATGATCAAGCATGTCCAAAACAGGATCGGCATATTTTGCAAGAGAAGCTGTAAAAACCACTATTTCAAACATATCAcccattttcttcaaaaattcatcgACACCTGGGCGTTTGACTACACGAACATCATGCTGTAATCCATCAATTTCAATGGAAACAACGAAATCAGCTGGTTCAATGTATTTGAAAGAGGAATGAACTAAAGTCTCATCCAAGTCCAAAATAAGGCATTTTTTCccttcatcttcttttgcTATGGGAGGTAAAAGCCAGTTGCCCTCTCCATATCGCTTAACTTCCGGTAACGGGGGATCTGCAAAGTCGATGGGTTCTGTTGGTTGTTCACCAAAATGAACATGGCTATCTATCATGTCCCCTTGCTGCGCAATATCTTGTTCATTTGTAGTTCCATTGGGACTAATTGCTGACTCCAAAGAAATAGAAGTTCTTGCAGGTGTCGGTGACTCAAATACCCTTTCGGGACCGTGATTCGTATGTACAGATTCTGAGCTGCGCAGTGTACGACTTACCCTACGCGGTTGCACGACTGAGGGTGCTTTTTTAACAGGCTTAGCCGGTGTGTAAGTAGGTTTCTCATCAATAGAAGCATCTTGAAAGCAAGAACATAAATTCccaaaaagtttttgaaaaaaagaaggctCTCGTTCACGTTCAGGTGAGGGTTGGGTTTTCGTtgatttcatttcttttttaggAGTTGTTTTctcaaaacaaaagtataAGGATTCTCTAGGATAGCTattgattaaataattaataaaattttaactgaaattgaaaagtgAGGGTGTATTGTGAATAAGGTCCACAAATTcgatattatttttcttgtcTTTAGGTATGGCTTTATACGTATAATTTCATCGTTCCGCCTTTTCCGGGATGGATTTCcattcaaaacaaaacaatgGAGAAAGCTATTTCagataaaaaaaggctTAAAGCTGCTCTTGGCCAAATTCAACCGTGGTCGTTGAGTTCAAAAACTACAATGCGAATAACGAGCTGACTCCCGCTATAAACACGTAAACAATATAAATTACTAGTGACCTTTATTACTAccttaatttattattttaattttctatttatcttttttctatttcattGTTGATAAAGAATGCAATCTTTACACTATTAGAATAGTAATACACGTGAACTGACTAATGGTCCAAAGGAGCAACCCTGGAATCAAAGGATAGACGATTTGAGTTACtcaataaataaacgaaCGATATAAAGCAAAGATAATTATAAGCACACTAACTTGAATACTCGTGTCCTGTGTGCTAAACCCTTTTTACTTCACACTGGTATTGTAAGTAGTAGCATGAAGTAATTACATTAATAGCAGATAACGGATTTTTAAATGGAAAATATAACTAGCATGGTTGACACGTTGTACTAATGCAATCAACGCTCATTCTAATATTTCACATGAAGTTCAAAAAACacttaataaattatgCATAGTATTGCTATAAGTAGAAAGGAGCGTATGAGTggtaaatataaacaaatatccTTCATGaggaataaaataaaatggtAAGTATTATCTAAACATATTAAGTCCAGCCTTGtaagaaagaaagtagatagaaaaaggaagaattACTAATAAAATGATGTAAAACAGTACTTGAAATGGAAGGgtcaaattaaaaagaaaaaaaagttgatgTACTTGAAACGCAAGCAAAAGGTTTTCAACCTATTCCAAGGTAATGTGTGATCACGGCCGGGATTTCTCTACCGGCTTTCGTAAAAAACCATTATCtgaaattattgaataatCTAAATTTGTCAAAAGATTGGGGAATTTGTCAGAAGAGCGAACAAGATTAGAAGCTTGGTTAGAGGGCTCTTTCGGGGAAGGTAAGGTATGGTCATTGTATTCCATTGGCAAATTCGGTAAAGGACGCGGAATTGGAGCTGTTTCTATATTTGGGGGTCTCGCAAATTTCTGACGAGCTGGCGCAGTGTTAGGTCTTCTAACATCTTGCTTTCCAGTAAGAAAATCATGTTGAGCAGCTTGCTGTGGAGTCATTCTTTCATCAGGATCCCATTTTAGACAGTCAGATataaaacttaaaaacGAAACGTCTTTGCATTGCAATACTTGATGAAGGGACTTGCTAAAAGGACGACGGCTTACTCCTTTCGATGATACAAATGGTCTTGGCTTTCCAGATGAGTCAAAAAACACCTTTTTTCGTGAGCATTTGTCAATCAACGAATGATCAGGTGGtccaaaaatttccatAATGCAAGCGAGTTGCTCTTGCTCGTTTTCACCAGGAAACAAGGGAAATCCAGTGTACATTTCCGCTATTATGCATCCAAGGCTCCAAACGTCTATTGGTGTACCATAACCCATACCCAATATCACTTCTGGAGAACGATAAAACCGAGATTGAATGTATGTATAAACGCATTCACCTTCAAAGCAGCTACTCCCAAAATCAATCACCTTCACCTGTGATTTAAATGGGTGGCatagtaaaatattttcggGTTTCAAATCACAATGAATAACGtgcttttcatttaaaagtGTTAAGCACTGAATAAGTTGCCGTGTTATGCTTTTAATGACTACTATTGGAAGTCCTTTAAACCCATTACTTTTAATTAACTCATAAAGGTTTTTACCCAATAATTCAGTAGCAACGCAAAGATGATCGCGGAAATAAAAGTGGTCAGTATATTGAACCATACAGTACTCATCCAATGGGTCCCACTCGCggattttttgtaaaatttttgtttcgaCGAGAGCTTGCATATGAAAGCGTTTTTTATTACGGATAATTTTCAATGCAACAAGTTTTCCAGTTTCGTAATCAATACAACGTAGAACCTGTCCAAAACTCCCCTTCCCTAAGAAATCCACAACTTCGTATCGATAAGCAATATGGTCTCCTAAAACAACCTTGTAATCTCCTCTTTCGTCGTCAAACCCAAAATTCGAAGAGGTGTTTTCATCAGCTGACCGACGTTTATCAACGTTTCTTAACCCAGTAAAATATATGTTATCGTAGTTGTTTATTTCATCCTGCTCATACTCCGTTAAAGGAGCGGTGTTGATCAATTGAACTTCCGTGTTTCTGACAGGAGTTATTATACAGGCTCGGTCAAGGAGGGACTGCATAACTTTTGCATCGTCAAGAAGCTTATTAATTCGTTTGCTATTAATGGCCTTCATAGCTAAATCAGCAACCTTACGATCAAACGGTTCTGACAACACATTTGAAGACGCAAAAGATAAGGAAGGCTGTAATGATTCACTCGTATCAGAACTCCTTTTAGGAGTATACGAAACACTTCGTTGCTGAGGTACATGTCCTTTATCTTTAAAGTTTGAAGGTAGTGGAGGAACTGAAGGAATTTCCTCGGGCTTCTCAGGTTCACGGGAAACCTGAGAACGCGTAATCGAAAGTCTTGGAACAGGGGGAGGTGATGCAGAATCACTATTACCGTTAGAGCTTCTTTCTTTGGATGGTTTGAACCAGTTAATAAATTGCTGCATCCGGCTTTTCGTTCTCGTAGGAGTTTTCTTTCCATTCCGGTAGCTAGATTTGGTAGAAGAATCAGCTATGTAAGCATGTGGTATTGCCGGTACGTCAGGGGCATCCTCGTGTTTAGCTTTACTTCCTTTCTTCATACGAGAAGAACTTCTCGAAAAACTCAATCTGCTAAAAAAGCCACCTCTTGAAGATCTACCTTCTTTGTTGGAAGATTTCTGTGATTTAGACTCATTTTGGACAGTATTCCCATGTTTAGCTTCATGGTTACGATGCCCATCAACGTTTGTCTTCTGAGAAACCGCTTTAGGAGCAGCTTTCGGATCAGGATTTCTACTGTCGGGATGAACTTGAGATGATGTAGTAGTATTATTGTGATTATCGGATGAAACAGGTTTGTTGTTATCGAAGACAGAGGGGGTAGCAAAAGAGTGTGATTTGGTTTGTGATCCTACATGTGAGtgattatttttaacattaGAAAGGGTTATTTGACTATGGGGGGAAagttctttgaaaaaagaattggatGTCTTCAAAGGGGATTGGATTGTAGAAAGATTCTTCGATTCTGAACTTGATTTCGTAAGGGATCCAGATATATTTGCTTTAGGATGTTGGTGATCAGTGGAATGACCTATATTAGGAGGAATAGTTGGAACAGGAGGAATTCCAGACTTATTTCCAATAGAAGCTGCTCTGGGATGTGAAGTAGAATGGAAGTTAGTATGACGCCAACTACCGGATCTCTTTGGAGCCATTGAAGCATGGTATGCATGGTTCCCCGAGGAAAAAACGCTAGATTGTAAAGGAACGGATGATACATCTTGTGTAATAGATATAACCCCACTCAAATGCCCCCCATTATTTTGCTGATTCCAATCACTAGGCTTTGATGAACGATTATAATATGATAAGGAAGTTCCAAAACTCTTAGAGTTCGATATTGAAGATGTCCTATGATGTGAAGAAGTATTCAACGACGAAGGATTGTTCTGCTGAGATGACTCGAAATCGATTGGGTTATTACCAATACTTATGTTTGACAAACGGTGTATGGAATTCCTCGGACTGTTTTTCTGTCTATAATCGTGATCAAAACTACTTCGGAGTAAACCATTGCCAGTCGAGTGGTGTATAGTAATAGCATGATTATCCATAGATGAACCAACTCCCTTTGGTTCAACATTCATAAATAACTCATCTTTATGCTCTTGTTCCGGAAAAGAAATGTTCGTATTTGAGGCATTCGTCGAAGGACTCGTATCTGCTGCTGTACTGCTAGAACTCTGGCGGTTTGGACAAATATCGTTGGAATAACTACCAACGGCAGAAAGTTCAGATGGGTTTAATAGTTCAGATTTTATTCCGAACATGTTTGCGCTTTTCCGGTTTGATGTATGAAGTTTAAATAATGCATCCGTATTTTCGTCGCCCAGAGAAACCGCTTTTTGGGACTGCAAATAGCCCATTTGCAAACTTTGCTTCAAAAAGCCAAAATTCTCACTATATTACGCTTTTACTggcttttttgaaacaaaatattgtttCTATAAGCTCCCTCCTTCAGTTACAGTCTCTtatcttctttaaaatgCAAACTAGTAGCAGTACGTTCGTGGCTAATTAAAGCCGCGCTACACCCTGCATATCAATACCAACCACTTCTGAAAGGGCACGCAAGCTGTAAATGAAACATAGAACGCTTATTGATTTGTGCACAAATTTtaccaaaaagaaaatattttatt
This portion of the Schizosaccharomyces pombe strain 972h- genome assembly, chromosome: I genome encodes:
- the reg1 gene encoding protein phosphatase regulatory subunit Reg1 yields the protein MSNKPDANDQCMVKETISRMSMSKEKPFLRRNYSSPSFNDSVNSVNDEFQTYQLPNGEFSDNMNDLYFPFRKGNESLMTENSNYPISEQDTQHNHISDFPSRRMQLDGMNHSNNDTYSTAIPFSKDSSVFDAVGQQSSVPIHINPAYTNSHQNSYSLNETYLSYDFFDNHRGASSSAVSKDGLASPRPTKDVDADDTTWYFTSSPSFQPLKDSDRSQTKNTHEETSPIVSSPEDDADAAFKPSSLPSTSISASSNAFYKPAAPDNERPLDPHITPYLRLQLLTTGADDNDIRKNALTQVDYLSYDWKETDIWASWREITKTKANYDNGIRLENASWRTWMKHKFKLKTISPETLNWLKECDVTWLYGPLLHTSMPSRHHSHRKKEKEKEKSKAPRVTPLTHKTNDDEANHSETSSGSSLAKKPILKRRTPQELLLSGRDLTPWPQIRRFDSLLARNRGDIFSNRNHATIRSALFSQRYPSHSKRHIHFNDRVQQCIAVDIDSLPSDSESASYNTDDANSVVSPSKDGISTTTVSSDATRSSQSSHFRIIEDLPDSKLKYSLEDQATYDQSSRYPGRHFGKTGRSHFPRAPEYYGENDFEEDEVYRDDRHYENEHDEYDPNLIYYDNEPTEENRLVFEDTNNTFIDTDSDDSNADESQFLEYANDSPNSSESLESLNNQSYSSSPYSVFSHPPPYMGRQSLNDSPQTSDFKASNLNDSSSNVHSIFQTRETTSPSVQNKTPTKYHRELKSSKDGHEQASPLVSSSPSGSFTSQISPAATTTATNLDAVSLSPSTVRTGSQISDIGNDAISTTRKTVRAFLENANPYSTNNDGNPSNNTSDVEVNETSMNDNSEEPISSNWLVDLFQKSLKSFRE
- the psf3 gene encoding GINS complex subunit Psf3, which encodes MDYYDIDSILSENQKVPCTSTVSIPGLGHEGRMVPTGSKVELPFWLAEVLAINSFVSIHMPAPFSSVVRNALKANPNSVSIRDITTHYYHFAEKMLHLISDDSLVQISLNTLRSRAMLIADASLNPQGALQQNSQFIEGLDDFEKHILRVSHNAHRSLINWQNSTS
- a CDS encoding uncharacterized protein (DUF3128 family, human c22orf39 ortholog, implicated in gene expression), whose product is MNNFKENDEKSTFGQYAELDKILDLKKGIPEDPCSLQYYFDQMAMCLTVFSQMNHYYRYGEYNRCKGNFKDFKWCLSTKSKAHEEAQEGLRKRRLQQWMKFRQGPNSEDIWKMRTSPKSSE
- the lys3 gene encoding saccharopine dehydrogenase Lys3, which codes for MVAPHLWLRAETKPLEERSALTPRTAKILADAGFQITIERSSQRAFKDKEFERLGFPMVPEGSWRHAPKDAYIIGLKELPENDNSPLKHTHIQFAHCYKNQEGWREVLSRFPAGNGLLYDLEFLQDDNGRRVAAFGYHAGFAGSAISCLVWAHQLLHPNKQFPAIRPFPNEKSLVRHVARQVRLALKKNNNQYPRILVIGALGRCGTGACDLASKIGIPFDNILRWDINETKKGGPFTEITESDIFVNCIYLSMPIPKFCTVESLNVPNRKLRVVCDVSCDTTNPNNPIPIYNVNTTFDHPTVEVKGVTTPPPLEVISIDHLPTLLPRESSEAFSEALIPSLLALKDVDNAPVWVRAKKLYETMVQKL
- the psr1 gene encoding NLI-interacting factor-like phosphatase Psr1 — protein: MKSTKTQPSPEREREPSFFQKLFGNLCSCFQDASIDEKPTYTPAKPVKKAPSVVQPRRVSRTLRSSESVHTNHGPERVFESPTPARTSISLESAISPNGTTNEQDIAQQGDMIDSHVHFGEQPTEPIDFADPPLPEVKRYGEGNWLLPPIAKEDEGKKCLILDLDETLVHSSFKYIEPADFVVSIEIDGLQHDVRVVKRPGVDEFLKKMGDMFEIVVFTASLAKYADPVLDMLDHSHVIRHRLFREACCNYEGNFVKDLSQLGRNLEDSIIIDNSPSSYIFHPSHAVPISSWFNDMHDMELIDLIPFLEHLARVPDVSTVLNLQL